In a genomic window of Primulina huaijiensis isolate GDHJ02 chromosome 10, ASM1229523v2, whole genome shotgun sequence:
- the LOC140985598 gene encoding putative pentatricopeptide repeat-containing protein At3g01580, giving the protein MITGVPLFKIFGACKNVKCLTQLHSLAVKTGFINDSVFAGKLIDLYSKLTPFETTRKLFEETPHRDVYIWNCVIKCCCSAKRYGETLFLFRRLFSFRRPDHHTVSVTLKACARLRALHFGKIIHGFGKKDNQVDSNLFVGSELIELYSKCGEMDDALRVFEEYSEPDVVLWTTMITGYEQNGDYEEALAFFAEMVVIDQVVPDSVTLVSVVSACAKLLNLNVGRSVHGYMIRWGFENILPLSNAFLNLYAKTGFVKAAARLFMKMREKDAISWGSMISCYAHHGNAAQALDLFNDMITLSGECDAATLISALQACEVTCDLEMGKGIHELASKNGLELNILVSTALIDMYLNCASPDEAIRIFERMPEKDAMCYSSLLSGCVENGLFYKSIQVFRDMIVAGHQPDAVSMVKVLTACSESGVLQQTSFFHGLGIKNGLENKRFVGASLIESYAKCGSLDGSIEVFNGIEDRDLVIWSSMFAGYAFHGKGHEAIELFNQMVKSSSIKPNHVSFLSILSACSHAGLVKEGIEVFNMMVNEYFLKPTEKHYGIIVDLLGRNGDLENAVEFMKRMPDPAEASTWGALLGACRIHQNMLIGEAAAKKLVRLDPGHAGYYLVFSNIYAVDARWERAAEVRKMVKHKGLGKVPPGRSVIELRDEAFGFTANDRSHQDSAQIYGLLTKLDWTMKEHSKFSRMDFRLHDSGEIL; this is encoded by the coding sequence ATGATAACTGGTGTTCCTCTCTTCAAGATTTTCGGGGCATGTAAGAATGTGAAATGCTTAACCCAGTTGCATTCGCTTGCCGTCAAAACTGGTTTCATCAACGACTCTGTCTTCGCGGGCAAACTGATCGATCTGTATTCGAAACTCACTCCCTTTGAAACAACCCGGAAACTGTTTGAGGAAACGCCTCACAGGGATGTGTATATCTGGAACTGTGTTATTAAATGTTGTTGCAGCGCAAAACGGTATGGTGAAACGTTGTTTCTCTTTCGCCGTTTGTTTTCATTTCGAAGACCCGATCATCACACTGTATCTGTTACCCTCAAAGCTTGTGCCAGGCTTAGAGCACTTCATTTTGGTAAAATTATTCATGGATTTGGCAAGAAGGATAATCAGGTGGATTCAAACTTGTTTGTTGGGTCTGAATTAATCGAACTGTACTCTAAATGTGGCGAAATGGATGATGCATTACGAGTTTTTGAAGAGTATTCCGAGCCGGATGTTGTTTTGTGGACTACGATGATCACTGGGTATGAGCAGAACGGAGACTATGAAGAGGCGCTTGCCTTTTTCGCTGAAATGGTTGTCATTGATCAGGTTGTGCCTGATTCCGTTACACTTGTCAGCGTTGTCTCTGCTTGTGCAAAGTTATTGAACTTAAATGTGGGAAGAAGTGTTCATGGTTATATGATCAGATGGGGATTTGAGAATATTTTACCCTTGTCGAATGCTTTCCTAAATTTGTATGCAAAAACAGGATTTGTGAAGGCTGCAGCTCGATTGTTTATGAAAATGAGGGAAAAAGATGCGATTTCATGGGGTTCTATGATTTCTTGTTATGCTCATCATGGAAACGCAGCACAAGCTCTTGATCTTTTTAATGATATGATAACTTTATCTGGAGAGTGTGATGCTGCTACTCTAATTAGCGCTCTGCAAGCATGCGAAGTAACTTGTGATTTGGAGATGGGGAAAGGAATTCATGAGCTTGCATCAAAGAATGGGTTAGAGTTGAATATCTTGGTTTCTACTGCTCTAATTGATATGTACTTGAACTGCGCTTCCCCTGATGAAGCGATTAGAATTTTCGAAAGGATGCCTGAGAAAGATGCCATGTGTTATTCATCCTTGTTGAGTGGATGCGTTGAAAATGGATTGTTTTACAAGTCAATCCAAGTTTTTCGCGATATGATTGTGGCTGGTCACCAACCTGATGCTGTTTCTATGGTAAAAGTTTTGACAGCTTGTTCAGAATCAGGTGTCCTTCAACAAACTAGCTTCTTCCATGGTCTTGGGATTAAAAATGGCCTGGAGAACAAGCGTTTTGTTGGTGCCTCTCTCATAGAATCTTATGCAAAATGTGGTAGCTTGGATGGATCTATAGAAGTTTTTAATGGAATTGAAGATAGAGATCTTGTAATTTGGAGTTCTATGTTTGCAGGATACGCATTTCATGGTAAAGGGCATGAAGCGATCGAGTTATTTAACCAGATGGTAAAGTCTTCGTCCATCAAGCCGAATCATGTATCATTCCTCTCAATTTTATCAGCATGCAGTCATGCTGGTCTAGTAAAAGAAGGCATTGAAGTATTCAACATGATGGTGAATGAGTATTTTCTAAAACCAACAGAAAAACATTATGGAATTATAGTCGACCTACTTGGTCGGAATGGAGATTTGGAAAATGCTGTGGAATTTATGAAGCGAATGCCAGATCCTGCAGAAGCCAGTACATGGGGAGCCTTGCTTGGTGCATGCAGGATTCATCAGAACATGTTAATTGGAGAAGCTGCAGCTAAGAAACTAGTTCGATTAGATCCGGGCCATGCTGGTTATTACCTtgtgttttcaaatatatatgctGTTGATGCAAGGTGGGAAAGGGCAGCTGAAGTTAGGAAAATGGTTAAACATAAAGGATTGGGTAAAGTACCGCCAGGTCGAAGTGTGATCGAGTTGAGGGATGAAGCCTTCGGTTTCACAGCTAATGATAGATCTCACCAAGACTCTGCACAAATTTATGGATTACTGACCAAATTAGACTGGACGATGAAAGAACATAGCAAGTTTTCTCGCATGGATTTTCGGTTACATGATTCGGGGGAAATTTTATAG
- the LOC140986121 gene encoding serine/threonine-protein kinase STY13-like — MGSGNGFYSGAELCLDSKWLIDPKLLLVGPKIGEGAHAKVYEGKYKNQNVAIKIVHRGETPEEIAKRDARFGREVEMLSRVQHKNLVKFIGACKEPVMVIVTELLLGGTLRKYLVNMRPRCLDMRVSVGFALDIARAMECLHSHGIIHRDLKPENLLLTADHKTVKLADFGLAREETLTEMMTAETGTYRWMAPELYSTVTLRRGEKKHYNHKVDAYSFAIVLWELIHNKLPFEGMSNLQAAYAAAFKNVRPSSNDLPEDLALIVTSCWKDDPNARPNFTQIIHMLLHYLSTISPPEPVLPLRIFSTQNITFPPESPGTSSLMAKRDDTSDTPKTPMENKPRWFICFNMCC; from the exons ATGGGATCTGGAAACGGATTCTACTCAGGGGCTGAACTTTGTTTAGACTCCAAGTGGTTGATTGATCCCAAGCTTCTTCTTGTTGGACCCAAGATTGGAGAAGGAGCTCACGCCAAAGTGTACGAGGGAAA ATATAAAAACCAGAATGTGGCCATCAAAATTGTTCACAGAGGAGAAACGCCTGAAGAGATCGCTAAGAGGGACGCCAGGTTTGGAAGAGAAGTTGAGATGCTGTCTCGAGTCCAACACAAGAACTTGGTCAAG TTTATTGGAGCTTGCAAGGAACCTGTGATGGTGATAGTGACTGAGCTTCTCCTTGGTGGGACTTTGCGGAAGTACTTGGTAAATATGAGGCCAAGGTGTCTGGATATGCGTGTTTCCGTAGGATTTGCACTCGACATAGCTCGTGCCATGGAGTGTTTGCACTCTCATGGAATTATACATCGTGACCTGAAACCTG AAAACTTACTCTTGACAGCAGACCATAAAACTGTAAAACTTGCGGATTTTGGTTTAGCAAGAGAAGAAACATTGACAGAAATGATGACGGCCGAGACTGGAACCTATCGCTGGATGGCTCCAGAG CTCTATAGCACAGTCACCTTGAGACGTGGAGAAAAGAAGCATTACAACCATAAGGTGGATGCTTACAGTTTCGCAATTGTGCTGTGGGAACTGATACATAATAAGTTACCCTTTGAAGGCATGTCAAATTTACAAGCAGCCTATGCCGCGGCTTTTAAA AATGTAAGGCCGAGTTCAAATGATCTACCAGAGGATTTAGCTTTAATAGTGACTTCATGTTGGAAGGACGATCCAAATGCTCGGCCCAACTTCACTCAGATAATACACATGCTCTTGCATTATCTATCGACGATTTCACCACCAGAACCGGTTTTACCACTCCGGATTTTCTCTACTCAGAACATCACCTTCCCGCCAGAATCCCCAGGCACAAGCTCCTTGATGGCTAAACGGGATGACACGAGCGACACGCCCAAGACACCGATGGAGAACAAGCCAAGATGGTTCATCTGTTTTAACATGTGCTGCTGA
- the LOC140985930 gene encoding ribosomal RNA-processing protein 8-like, translating into MEYMNYGPSLVVVDFGCGYARLARSVKNKVFSFDYISSDPSVIACDYSLPSTLLLHVDVAVFCLSLMGTNFPKRIRKIYIISYSLLKCLCSFSNKMFLLFYFQKKKQRPNEQRIKWPKLKPCLCKRR; encoded by the exons ATGGAATATATGAACTATGG CCCTTCTTTAGTTGTGGTAGATTTCGGCTGTG GTTATGCACGGCTTGCAAGAAGCGTGAAGAATAAAGTTTTCTCATTTGATTATATCTCAAGTGATCCTTCGGTGATTGCATGTGATTAT TCGCTCCCCTCAACACTTCTTCTGCATGTAGATGTTGCCGTCTTTTGTCTCTCCCTCATGGGTACCAACTTTCCCAAAAGAATTCGTAAAATCTACAT AATTTCATATTCTTTATTAAAATGTCTGTGTTCCTTCTCCAATAAAATGTTCTTGCTTTTCTACTTTCAGAAGAAG AAACAAAGACCTAACGAGCAGCGGATCAAGTGGCCTAAGTTGAAGCCTTGTTTATGCAAACGTCGGTGA
- the LOC140986120 gene encoding SUPPRESSOR OF GAMMA RESPONSE 1-like, with the protein MARTWLIDSRGLAKKVKNAGLPAAYQIKDCGANKKCPNCHYHIDNTDVSYEWPGLPVGVKFDPSDVELLGHLAAKCGVGDSEPHLFIDEFIPTLEGDEGICYTHPENLPGAKKDGSSFHFFYRIINAYASGHRKRRRIHGQEGTIKANVRWHKTGKTKPVMENVGLKGFKKIMVLYAPSKKGSKPDKCNWVMHQYHLGANEDEQEGEYVVSRIFYQPPKENEYNGTSIVKEESDLGLAQAIPKTPKMSTPDPPRPQSTPSFHGGSDDHLIKSFVQNAKNLKDPSDPPSGFWLEDEVEYATCLAGESQAADFVDVNSLFCNEIIDSNTMFGDPRPHNSSLAQEGRDTRDVTASGGISDLDNIELDTPPDFNLSDLQFASQDSVFDWLNQL; encoded by the exons ATGGCTAG GACTTGGCTTATTGATAGCAGAGGACTAGCTAAGAAAGTGAAAAATGCAGGTCTTCCGGctgcatatcaaatcaaagattGTGGAGCAAATAAGAAGTGTCCAAATTGTCATTACCACATAGATAATACTGAT GTTTCTTATGAATGGCCTGGCCTCCCTGTTGGTGTGAAGTTTGATCCATCTGATGTTGAGCTGTTGGGCCATTTGGCTGCAAAATGTGGGGTGGGGGATTCAGAACCACACTTGTTCATTGATGAATTTATCCCAACTCTAGAAGGCGATGAGGGCATATGTTACACTCACCCCGAAAATCTTCCTG GTGCTAAAAAAGATGGAAGTAGTTTTCATTTCTTTTACAGAATTATTAATGCATATGCTAGTGGTCACCGGAAGCGCAGGAGAATCCATGGTCAAGAAGGCACGATAAAAGCGAATGTTCGCTGGCATAAAACTGGGAAGACCAAGCCTGTGATGGAAAATGTAGGACTGAAAggttttaagaaaattatgGTACTTTATGCACCTTCAAAAAAGGGGTCCAAGCCTGATAAATGTAACTGGGTAATGCACCAGTATCATCTTGGTGCTAATGAAGACGAACAAGAAGGAGAATACGTAGTTTCCAGAATTTTCTATCAACCACCGAAGGAGAATGAGTATAATGGAACTTCCATTGTAAAAGAAGAATCTGACTTGGGGTTGGCTCAGGCTATTCCAAAAACTCCCAAGATGTCTACTCCTGATCCTCCCCGGCCACAGAGTACCCCCTCCTTCCATGGTGGCTCAGACGATCATTTGATAAAGTCATTTGTCCAG AACGCAAAGAATCTCAAAGACCCATCGGATCCTCCATCTGGTTTTTGGCTCGAGGATGAAGTGGAATATGCCACTTGTCTGGCTGGAGAATCGCAAGCCGCTGACTTTGTGGATGTAAACTCACTATTTTGCAATGAAATAATTGATTCTAACACGATGTTTGGTGATCCGAGGCCACATAACTCCTCTTTAGCTCAAGAGGGTCGCGATACAAGAGATGTCACTGCTTCCGGTGGAATATCAGATCTTGACAACATTGAACTCGATACCCCCCCGGATTTCAATCTTTCG GATTTACAGTTTGCCTCTCAAGACAGTGTGTTTGATTGGTTGAATCAGTTATAG